TTTAATAGAGGAAACAGGTGAAATTGCTTTTCAAGATCACGTGAAGACTATTTATCTGACGCCTGATGAGCCTTTAACTTATTATTCAAACAAATGGGTATATCATGAAATGCCTCAATTTGAACAATGGTTGAAAGATGCAGAAACGCAATTACAACAGCATCATGCACAGGGCAGCCATCATCTCATGTTTACGTTTCCAGAAAATACAGAGCTTTCTTTGGCATTTCAAGATTACTTGGAAAAAGAAAGCTATGAATTGGGGTTGATGGAAATGTATGCGATTGAAGCGGAAGCATTGAAAGGCGAGATTCCTGACACGTTAAAGATTGAATGGGTGGATGGAGATAATTTAGACGATTATTTAACGATTCATCGTACCTTTGCCCTTCAATTTGGGGAAGACTACGCTGATGAGTCAGAAAGAACGATTCGTAAGAGTTTCCAAGATGAGCAGCAGGTCAAGCGTATTGTGGTTTACTATCAAAACCAGCCTGTAGGTTCATTAGATGCCATTGAAACTGAGCAGACGCTCGAAATCGATAGCTTTGGTGTGATTGAAAGTATGCGCCGTCAAGGAATAGGGCGTACGATGCAAGCATTTGTTGCGGCCCATGCTGAGGGCAAACCTATTATTTTAGTAGCAGATGGGGAAGATACAGCGAAAGATATGTATATTAAACAAGGCTACACTTTCATTAGTTATCGTTATCAAATATTAAAAGAAAATGTATAAAAAAAAAGAAGCTGTGCTTTGACAAGATTTACTCTTGCGAAGGCACAGCTTTAATACGTTCTGGATGACTATATACACTGAAGTTGCCGTCTCTGCAAAAACCAATAGCTGTAATATTCAAATCGTCTGCAAGTTTAACAGCTAAAGTCGTCGGCGCAGATTTAGATAAAATCACTCCGACACCGATTTTGGCCGCTTTGATTAAGATTTCCGAAGAAATTCGGCCGCTGAAGATTAACACTTTATCTCGTACTGGAATATGTCGTTCTAAACAGAAACCATAAAGTTTATCGAGCGCATTATGTCGTCCGATATCTTGGCGGTGTTCAAAGAATGTATCACCATCACTGATAGCAGCGTTATGCAATCCGCCTGTACGTTTAAATAATGTACTTGCACTTTGCAGACGGGTCATCATATTAACAACTTGTTGTGGTTGCAATGTGATATGCGACATGCTCGTTTTAGCGATCGCAGCATCATTATGGAAGTAAAACTCACGGCTTTTTCCGCAACAAGACGCAATCATACGTTTGGTGGAATATTCGAAGCGGTCGCCTAAATCTTTAGTGAGTTCCACATGTGCGAAACCTTTACTATCATCTATTTGGATGGACTTTAGTTCACTACGTTTCAGTATCGCACCTTCAGACGCTAAAAAGCCCAGAACCAATTCTTCCATGTGGTCTGGACTGCAGATGACAGTCGCAAACTCTTCTCCATTGACCATAATTGTTAAAGGGAATTCAGTTACATAACTGTCAGTTGTTTCGAATAACTTTCCATCTTCATAACGGACAATGTGTTGATCCGTCATTACATCTATATCGTTATTTTGTATATCTTTGTTCATAAGCATTGACTCCTCATTAAAAGACTATACTATATTCTTCCACTTTTCAAAAAAGATTTGCATAATTTAAGAAAGTATATCAAATTTTAGTTGTGAGACGATTAAGATGATAGTAAACTTAAAGTAAACAAAAGGAGGTCAGGTGGATGGCGAGTATCAGAGCAATTGCAAAAGCAGCTGGCGTGAGTCCAGGAACAGTTTCTCGTGTGTTGAATGAAGACCCGACGTTATCTGTGTCTGATACGACTAGAGCACGTATTCTTAAGACAGCAGAAGAAATGTCCTATCAGAAAACAGCACGGCTGAATCGGCAAGTGCAAATTATTACCTATGCTTCGAGACGCAGAGAAATGGCAGATCCCTTTCATAGAGAATTGAGACTTGCGATTGAGACAGAAATCAATCGTTTAAATTTAACTTTAAAGAAAACGATTCGGGTTGAACCAGGAATGAAGAAACAAGAATGGTCAGAAGTCAAAAAGGCAGGCGCACTCTTAGTTATCGGGCATTTTTCACAAGCAGCCTTGAAAGAAATATATCAGTATAATCCTAATATAGTAGTGATTAACAATCCTGAAACACCAGACTACATGGATGCAGTTTATTCAGATTTACAGAAAACGACACTGCAACTGCTTGATAGAATTAGACAGACACATCCTAAAGCACATATTGCTTACTTAGGAGGCATGAGAGAAGAAACCTCCTTGACAGGTGAGACAAGTTATGAGAGCGACGCACGTTATCAGGCTTATATGCAATGGTGCGAAGACCATAACGAGACACCGGATAGCCATCTCATAGGTTGGACGCGTGAAGATGGAGAACAAGAAATTGAATCTATAACTCAATTGCCGGATATTGTACTAGCTGGCAATGATATGGTTGCTATCGGCGTCATTCAAGGATTGCAGAAATTAGGCAAGCAAGTTCCAGACGAGGTAAGTGTCATCGGCTTCAATGATTTAGAGGTCAATCAATATGTCACGCCTTCGTTGACAAGCGTGCAAATTGATATTGAACAATTTGGAAAGAGTGCGGTTGCAATGGCTGAAGACAGAATTAAAAAAGCGCGTGCTAATGCTCTGCATACACTAGTACAAACACGCTTGATAGTCCGTCAGTCATACTCTGAAAAAGAATAAAAAAATATTTTGACAAAACATTTAGTAAACAGATAAACTTTAAGTGCGTTTACTAAAGAATATTTACTATAGTGTGGGAGGAAAAGGCAATGCTGACATCTATGAAAGCTAAATTCGAAACCTTATTTCACGAGCAGCCAGAAGTTGCTGCCTTTGCACCAGGCAGAATTAATTTAATCGGAGAACATACAGATTATAATGGCGGTTATGTTTTTCCAGCAGCCATCGAACTGGGCACATATGGCTTAGCAAGTAAAAGAGAAGATCATAAAATTCGTCTGTACTCGAATAACTTTGAGGACTCAGGAGTGATTGAATTTTCTCTAGATGATTTACAATTTAATGCGGCGCACAGTTGGGCTAATTATCCAAAGGGAATGATTAAATTCTTGAAAGAAGCAGGTTATTCCATTGATACGGGCTTTAATATTTTAGTCGAAGGCAACATTCCGAACGGCGCAAGTCTATCGTCATCTGCTTCTATTGAGATGTTGACTGGATGGTTATTGAAATCTTTATTTGACTTGCAAGTAGAGCGCTTAGAACTCATTCAACTTGGACGTAAAGTCGAAAATCAATTTATCGGTGTCAATTCTGGAATTATGGATCAATTTATCGTCGGTATGGGAAGAAAAGACCAAGCTATCTTACTCGATACCGCTACGCTTGATTATCATTATGTACCAGCAGAATTCGGCGACTATGTAATTTCAATTATGAATACCAACAAACGTCGTGAGCTCGCTGAATCTAAATATAATGAACGCTTGGAAGAATGTCAGAAAGCTTTAGCTTTGCTCCAGCAAGAATTAGATATCACAGCGCTAGGTCATTTGGATACAGAAACATTTAATAAGCATACGTATTTGATTGAAGATGAAATATTATTGCGTAGAGCACGACATGCTGTAACTGAAAATGCACGCGTTAAACAAGCTTATGAAGCGTTAGAACAAAGTGACTTTACAGCCTTTGGAAAGCTTTTGAATGATTCACACGCTTCGTTAAAAGAGGATTACGAAGTCACAGGCACAGAATTGGATACGTTGGCAGAAACAGCTCAGCAAGTAGAAGGCGTCTTAGGTGCGCGTATGACTGGAGCGGGCTTTGCAGGTTGCGCCATCGCTTTAGTTCATAAAGAACGTATTCAACAATTAGAAGAAGAAGTAACTCAAATTTATGCCAACAAAATAGGTTATGCACCGTCATTTTATCATGTCAATATTGGCGATGGCGTTAAATCTATAGAAGTTTAAGAGAGGATGTAAATTATGTCAGTTTTAGTGTTAGGTGGAGCAGGTTATATCGGAAGTCACGCTGCAGATCAGTTAATTGAACAAGGCTATGATGTAGCAGTTGTAGATAATCTTGGAACAGGTCATCGCGAAGCGGTTCCAGCAGCAGCACGTTTTTATGAAGGAGATATTCGTGATAAAGAATTTTTAAATGACGTTTTTGAAAAAGAAGATGTTGAAGGCGTCTTTCATTTTTGCGCGTATTCTTTAGTAGGAGAATCCGTCAATAAACCTTTAGAGTACTTCAACAATAATGTTTACGGGATGCAAGTCTTGTTAGAAGTCATGAAACAACATCATGTCAATGAAATCATTTTCTCATCCACAGCTGCAGTTTATGGAGAACCTGAAGTAGTACCGATTCAAGAAGATGCACCTAAAGCACCGACCAATCCATACGGCGAAAGTAAATTAATGATGGAAAAAATGATGCATTGGTGCCATAACGCTTATGGCGTGAATTATGCAGCATTACGCTATTTCAATGTCGCAGGTGCTAAAGAAGACGGCAGCATCGGAGAAGATCACAATCCAGAAACACATTTAATCCCGATTGTATTACAGGCAGCGCTAGGACAACGTGAGGCTATTACGATTTTCGGTACTGATTACGATACAGAAGATGGTTCTTGTGTACGTGATTATTTACATGTGACTGACCTGATTGCAGCGCATATACTTGCTTACCAATATTTGAAAGACGGAGGCGAAAGCGGAGCCTTCAATTTAGGCAGCAGCCAAGGTTATTCAGTAATAGAAATTGTAGAAGCAGCTAGACAAGCAACAGGTATCGATATCAAATCTGAAATTGGTGAAAGACGTGCAGGCGATCCAAGTAAATTAATCGCGTCCAGCGACAAAGCACAACGTGTTCTCGGCTGGAAACCGAAACATGATGATATCCACGAAATTATTGAAACAGCTTGGAATTGGCATCAATCACATCCGAACGGATACTCAAACTAATTGATTACAGGGGGCAGCTTTATGGAATTGAATCGGCAATACGTCAATCGATTTATTGACGATGCAATACAATACAACGAATATGAGCCTGCAGATGCTTACTATCTGCAAAATTTAATCTTGAAAATTACTGGTGCTGAACAGGTTGATGAACATGTAGCAGAACATAGTCTGACTGATCTGACACCTAATGACATTGCACAACATTGGATTGAACAAATGATTGAAAATCAAATCATTGAAGATGTTGTCTATCAAAGAGAAATCATCGAGACGAAACTTTTAGATTTAATCACTCCTAAACCTTCAACGATTAATCGACGGTTTGATGAATTGTATGAGCAACATCCAGAGAAAGCTACCGATTACTTCTATGAAATTTGCAAACGTAATCATTATATTAAGACGGATGCCATCGCACAGAATGTACATTACTATACGGCTACAGAATATGGCGATTTAGAAATCACTATTAACTTATCTAAACCTGAAAAGGATGCGAAAGAAATCGCTAAAGCACGCGAGGCAAAACAAACGCATTATCCAGCCAATGCATTGTGCATGGAAAATGAAGGCTTTGCAGGTTCTGTAACCCAAGCAGCAAGACGCAATCACCGAATTATTCGCTTGAAATTAAATGGCGAGCCCTGGGGCTTCCAATTCTCGCCATATGCTTATTTCGCAGAACATAGTATCGTCTTATCAGAAGCACATAATCCTATGAAAATTGAAAAAGCAACCTTCAGCAATCTCTTAGAATTCGTACAGAAATTTCCGCATTACTTTGCAGGTTCTAATGCTGATTTGCCGATTGTCGGAGGTTCCATTCTTTCACACAATCACTATCAAACTGGACGTCATACTTTCCCGATGGATAATGCGCCAGCAAGTCATGCTTTTACCATAGAAAAGTATCCAGAGGTGCAAGCTGCCACTTTAAAATGGCCGATGAGTGTGGTGCGCTTGAAAGGTCAGAATATTGATGAGTTAGTGGAAGCGGCAGAATATATTTTTGAAATTTGGCTGCATTATAATGACGCAACAGTTGAGATTAAAGCGTTTAGTGAAGATGGCACACGTCACCATACTGTAACGCCGATTGCTAGATATCGTCAGTCCACAGGTAATTATGAATTAGACCTGGTATTGAGAGATAATCAAACTTCAACACAATTTCCAGATGGTATTTTTCATCCGCATCCAGATGTGCAACATATTAAAAAAGAAAATATTGGATTAATTGAAGTGATGGGAACAGCTATTCTGCCTGGACGTTTAAAGAAAGAATTGAAAGAAGTAGAAGCGTACGTTCTCGGAAATAAAGAAGCGGATATAGGTAAACATCAAATGTGGGCGGATCGAATGATAGCTGCTTATGATTTTAATCAAGAGAATGCTGAAGATATCATCCATCAAGAAGTGGCGCACATCTTTAAACGTGTCTTAGAAGATGCGGGTGTATTTAAACAAACCGAAGAAGGCCAAGCAGCATTCAAACGATTTATTCAGCATTTGTAGAGGAACGGGGGAGCGGGACAGAAATAATTTTTGTTTAAAATTATTTCTGTCCCGCTCCCCCGGCAAAGCTAACTAGAATAGAAAAAAGCTTGGAACAAGCGCATTTTTTATTCAGATAGCTACTGCCAGTTCAAAGAGTAGAGGTGAGACATTATTATGTTTCAGCCTCTTTTCTTCGTTTAGAGCGAAAGTGTCGAGGCTCGCGCCGGTTGCCTATACAGTTAGGGGCCGAAGTGTCGAGGCTCAAGTCGACAGCCTCGTATAATGAATTTATATTTTGAATATTTGTTTACATTTTTATTAATTTAATTGGATATTGCAGGGTATTCCTAGATAATATTCCTATAGATGAAAGGACTCTATAATAGGTAGAACTTTCCGCTGCCTGTAAATTAATTACGTGTATAGACTGTTCCCTTGGACTTGTCGGCATGTTTCAAACACACAAGCTGTTTTCAATACAGCCGATGAACAATAAAGTAACAGTATTGTTCGCAGCCCTCGGCTGTTTTGAATCAATTCTGATATTGCGAGGATGTCTTATGACGCTTGAATCTAGGGATAGCCTGGAGTATCTACACTATAAAATACAAAGAAAGGAGGTCCTTTCAATGAAATTACTTGTCGGTTTAGATGTTAGTTCTCAAAAACTGGATGTTTGTATGCTTCAATCTGATAAAAAGGTTTTATGTCAAACTACTGTAGATAATAATCTCTTCGGTGCCGATTTGATTAAAAACAATATCCTGAATTATACAAATTCCTGTGATTACGAATCTATAGAAATCGGTTTGGAATCCACTTCTGTCTATAGTTTCCATCCAGCGATGTTTTTTCTTGAAGACAATACATTGAAATCAATGAACACGCATATACATGTCATTAATCCCAAGCGTGTTCATAAATTCAAAGCAATGTTCGATGAAGATAAAACAGACAAAATGGATGCCTATAGAATCGCAGATTATCTCAGAGGCGAGTTCCATACCACTAACTTAATTAAATCTGAACAATATGTCGCTTTGCAGAAATTAACCCGAACACGCCACCAGCTGATCAAACAGCTTGTCGCAAGCAAGCAGCACTTTATCGAAAACCTTTATTACAAGTGCAACACCTTGTCAGCTGAAATAGATACCAATATTTTTGGTAAAACAATGATGGAGATTATCACAGATGAGGACGGTATGGATGCATTTGCGGAAATGCCTCTGAAAGACTTGGAAGCATTTCTTACCGAAAAAAGCAAAGGACGATTCTCCAATCCTGAATCACTCGCCAAAGCAATACAAAAAGCCATCAGAAACTCATACAGATTAGGCGAAATACTTTCAGGCAGTGTGGATCTCATACTCGGTACTTATGCGAATATCATCCGAACGCTTCAGAAACAAATTAAAATACTTGATAAAAGTATCAGTGATGTTTTTTCATCGTTGCCGGAAGCCCAATCTTTATTAAGCATTCCAAGAATCGGTCCTGTGTTCGCTGCTGGTATTTTAGCAGAAGTCGGTCAAATCGAGCGATTTGACGATCAAGCCAAATTAGCCAAATATGCCGGTCTTTCTTGGCCCAAATACCAATCCGGTGCTTTCACAGCAGAAAATACTTCGATGCGACGAACGGGTAATCATTATCTGCGCTATTACTTAGTTGAGGCTGCCAACTCAGTGAGGACGCATATTCCTGAATACAGGAAATATTATGCCAAAAAAGTTGCAGAAGTACCCAAATTCAAACATAAACGAGCCCTCGTCCTAACTGCAAGAAAATTTGTGAGATTGGTGGATGCTCTGTTACGTAACCACCAACTCTATTCTCCGGAAAGGGAGTGTGCGAAAATCTAAGATTTTTCACATCCGATCTCTTTCCGAGATCCCGTTGAATTTTCTGAAAAATCAACGGGTCTAGTTAAAGTCGCTCAATTTTTCAAAATATAACCTGCTTCTTTAAAATTTCTTATATTTTACGTATTGACTTAACACCACAAGTCTATACAGTTAGGGGCGAAAGTGTCGAGGCGCGAGTCGACATCCTAGACACTTTACGCAAATATACTATCTATCGTTCATATTACGACGCATTTTATACCATTCCACCTTCTGCTACCCCTAGAAGCAAACGACAAAAATTCCAACTTCCACTACATCCCCACCTTCTTTGCATTCAAATTTTTTTGAACAGTAAATAAATGTTAACTTCTTCACTAAAATATTAAAAATTATTTAATTTTATCGTGATATTTCTTTACTACAAGGGTATAATCGATAATGAAATTAATTTATTAGGAGGTTTTGTAATGAAAATCAAGCATTTTTTGATTGTATTAGTAGCCATTTGTTTAGTATTAGCAGGATGTTCTAATTCTGACAGCGGGGATAAGAAAGATAGTAAAAAATCAGACAGCAATGACAAAAAACAAGAATTACACGTTTCTGCAGCAGCAAGTTTAACAGACGTTTCTAAAGACTTAGAAAAAGAATTCAAGAAAGATCACCCAGATGCTAAAATCACATTTAACTATGGTGGTTCAGGTGCTTTAAGACAACAAATTGAAAAAGGTGCACCAGTTGATGTCTTCATGTCAGCTAACACTAAAGACGTTGATGCGTTGAAAGATAAGAAAAAAGCACATGATACTTATAACTATGCTAAAAACAAATTAGTACTTATCGGTGAAAAAGATACAGATCTTAAATCAGTTAAAGACTTGAAAGACGGTCAAAAATTAGCGATTGGTGAAGCTAAATCTGTACCAGCCGGTAAATACGCTACACAATACTTACAAGACAACGGTTTATATGATGGCGTTAAAGACAAATTAGTTTATGCGAAAGACGTACGTCAAGTATTGAACTATGTTGAAAAAGGTAACGCTCAATTAGGTTTTGTTTATAAAACAGACTTATATCCAAACAAAACTAAAAACGACAAAGTAAAAGAAATTAAACAAGTCGAATTGAAAAAACCTATCGTTTATGAAGCAGGAGCAACTTCTGATAGCAAATTAGCAAAAGATTGGATGAAATTCTTAAAATCTGATAAAGCTAAAAAAATCATGAAAGAATATAAATTCGAAAACTAGGAGGAACTTAGATGCCTGATTTAACGCCATTTTGGATATCCATCAAAGTGGCTGTAATCAGCACGATCATCGTAACGATATTAGGAATTATTATTTCCAAATTGTTATATCGTCATCGAGGTCGCATAGTGACACTTCTAGAAAGTATCATTATACTGCCAATTGTCTTACCGCCGACGGTAATGGGGTTCTTACTCTTAATTGTTTTTTCCCCGAAAAGTCCGGTAGGGGCATTCTTCGCAAATGTGCTGCATTTGCCGGTAGTATTTACACTGACGGGCGCTGTAATAGCGTCCGTTGTTGTAAGTTTTCCTTTAATGTATCAACATACGATACAGGGATTCCGCGGTATCAACAATAAAATGTTGAATACTGCGCGTACTATGGGTGCAAGTGAGAATAAAATATTCTTTCGTTTGATTCTGCCGCTCTCTAAGCGCTCTATTTTATCAGGCGTAATGATGGCATTTGCACGTGCTATTGGTGAATTTGGTGCCACTTTGATGGTCGCAGGTTATATTCCGAATAAAACCAATACGTTGCCGTTAGAAATTTATTTCTTAGTAGAACAAGGCAGAGAAAATCAAGCTTGGTTATGGGTACTTGTACTCGTTGCCTTTGCAATCACTGTTATCGGAACTATCAATATGATTAACCGAGACAAATATTTGGAGGTGGACTAAATGCTGACCATCCAAATCGAATATCAGTTGCGTGACCATTTAATCCAACTTGATATTAATGAAGACCAGCCGAAGATATATGCTATCAGAGGCCCTTCAGGTATCGGTAAGACCACAGTTCTAAATATGATTGCAGGCTTGCGTAAAGCGGATCGAGCTTATATTAAGATTGATGATCACTTATTAACAGACACTGAAAAAGACGTGAATGTAAAAATTCAAGATCGCGGTATCGGTTACTTATTCCAAGATTATCAGCTCTTTCCGAATATGACGGTCATGCAAAATATTACTTTTATGGCAAAACCGTCAGAACATATTGATGCATTGATGCACCAACTAAATATTACGCATTTAACGAAACAATATCCTGCACGTTTATCTGGAGGGGAATCCCAGCGTGTCGCACTCGCCAGAGCATTGAGTACACGTCCGGATATCCTGCTCTTAGATGAACCCTTCTCAAGCTTGGATGATGCTACGAAAGAAGAGAGTATGCATTTAGTGAAACGCATGTTTGATGAATGGCAGATTCCGATTATTTTTGTGACACATTCAAACTATGAAGCTGAGCAGCTTGCAGATGAGATTATTACAATAGGTTCATAGCTTTTTTGAAAGTAACCCGGCATAGCACCGAATATATTTCAGTGCATGTCGGGTTTATTGTCTTTTTTAAAAAGAAAGATTGAAAAATTGTGTCGTGCTGAGAATCATCATATAATAAAAGTAATGTACTTTAGAAAGGATAAAAAATATGAATGAACGCTATTCACGACAAATATTATTTGAAAATATTGGAGTGGAAGGTCAAGAAAAAATCGCTCAAAAACATGTTTTGATTATCGGAATGGGCGCTTTAGGGACACATCTTGCAGATGGTTTAGCACGTGCAGGTGTGCGAAAATTGACGATTGTAGATCGCGATTATATCGAATTCAGTAATTTACAGCGCCAAACGATGTACACTGAACAAGATGCCAAAGAAGCATTGCCTAAAGTGATTGCGGCCGAATCCAGATTAAAAGAAATTCGTGAAGATATAGAAATAGATGCCTACATTGAACAAGTGAATGCATTATTTTTAGAAAAGCATGCACAGAATGTAGATTTAATTTTAGATGCTACAGATAACTTTGATACGCGTTTATTAGTGAATGATTTTGCGTATAAATATAATATACCTTGGATTTATGGTGGCGTGGTTCAGAGCACCTATATAGAAGCAGCCTTTATTCCAGGTCAAACGCCTTGTTTTAATTGTGTAATGCCGCAACTGCCAGTCATTAATATGACGTGTGACACGGTAGGGGTCATTCAACCCGCCGTTACAATGACAACGAGTTTGCAATTGCGCGATGCTTTAAAAATTTTAACTGAAACGCCTTTCACACCTAAACTGACCTATGGTGATATTTGGGAAGGGACACACTATACTTTCGGATTCAGCCGAATGTTTGACCCGCATTGTACGACTTGCGGAGAACATCCGACTTACCCTCACTTGCACGAAACAGACCAGCAATTTGCGACATTGTGCGGCAGAGATACGGTGCAATACAGTAATGAAAATATTACCCAGGAAATGTTGAAACAATATTTAGAAGCCCATCATATTCATTATCACGCTAATCCTTATATGTTGCGCTTTGAATTCAACGGTCATCGCATTGTCAGTTTCTCTGGTGGAAGAATGTTAATACATGGGATGACGAAGCCTACTGAGGCTATTAAATTAATGAATCAACTGTTAGGCTAGAAAGAGAATAATAATAACGGAGGTCAAGCAAATGACAAAGAATGAACATGTTAACGTGAAGTTAGACAGAGATATCCAATGTGCAGTATTGACTGTCTCAGATACGAGAACTGAAGAAACAGATAAAGGCGGTAACTTAGCTAAAGAATTATTGTCGGAAATTAATGTAGAAATCAAACCTGAGCACTATGCTATTGTCAAAGATGATAAGCAAGCGATTACAGAACAAATTCAACAATGGTTGGCTGAAGA
Above is a genomic segment from Staphylococcus piscifermentans containing:
- a CDS encoding ATP-binding cassette domain-containing protein, whose product is MLTIQIEYQLRDHLIQLDINEDQPKIYAIRGPSGIGKTTVLNMIAGLRKADRAYIKIDDHLLTDTEKDVNVKIQDRGIGYLFQDYQLFPNMTVMQNITFMAKPSEHIDALMHQLNITHLTKQYPARLSGGESQRVALARALSTRPDILLLDEPFSSLDDATKEESMHLVKRMFDEWQIPIIFVTHSNYEAEQLADEIITIGS
- a CDS encoding ThiF family adenylyltransferase → MNERYSRQILFENIGVEGQEKIAQKHVLIIGMGALGTHLADGLARAGVRKLTIVDRDYIEFSNLQRQTMYTEQDAKEALPKVIAAESRLKEIREDIEIDAYIEQVNALFLEKHAQNVDLILDATDNFDTRLLVNDFAYKYNIPWIYGGVVQSTYIEAAFIPGQTPCFNCVMPQLPVINMTCDTVGVIQPAVTMTTSLQLRDALKILTETPFTPKLTYGDIWEGTHYTFGFSRMFDPHCTTCGEHPTYPHLHETDQQFATLCGRDTVQYSNENITQEMLKQYLEAHHIHYHANPYMLRFEFNGHRIVSFSGGRMLIHGMTKPTEAIKLMNQLLG